One stretch of Podospora pseudoanserina strain CBS 124.78 chromosome 4, whole genome shotgun sequence DNA includes these proteins:
- a CDS encoding hypothetical protein (COG:T; EggNog:ENOG503NUQY), whose product MAAPPTPAATTDATSRQFLTNVEVPDWYTDSFMFSAHRPVTHSVKFSHLLHNLFSVPHFALPLAFLPRSMVRVDYLAILVQILGPFVSGIYLGYYCEARLQTVYWSMIAGLSVVTGFIVVNPYLQSPRYLILRTMSFVVTGFSALAPITHAAVIFPYHQLDKQAGLRHYYIEESIVLIGVVFCITRFPERWKPGVFDFYGASHQIFHILIVLSAAAVHLYGIRSAFRWNCEYLQMPSRNFTVAKKVTLSS is encoded by the exons ATGGCGgctccaccaacaccggcagCCACAACCGACGCAACATCAAGACAATTTCTCACCAACGTAGAGGTACCAGACTGGTACACCGACTCCTTCATGTTCAGCGCCCACCGCCCCGTCACTCATTCCGTCAAGTTCAGTCATTTGCTTCACAATCTCTTCTCTGTACCACACTTTGCTCTGCCACTCGCGTTCTTACCACGATCTATGGTACGTGTAGACTACCTCGCCATTCTTGTCCAGATTCTGGGGCCGTTTGTGTCGGGTATTTATCTGGGATATTATTGTGAGGCAAGGCTGCAGACGGTCTATTGGTCAATG ATTGCCGGTTTATCGGTTGTCACAGGATTCATCGTGGTGAATCCGTATCTTCAGTCACCAAGATATCTGATTTTGAGAACCATGAGCTTCGTAGTGACTGGTTTCTCAGCCCTTGCTCCAATAACTCACGCTGCTGTCATCTTCCCATATCACCAACTTGATAAGCAGGCTGGGTTGAGACACTACTACATCGAGGAAAGTATCGTCCTGATCGGCGTTGTGTTCTGCATC ACCCGTTTCCCGGAAAGATGGAAGCCCGGAGTATTTGATTTCTATGGGGCATCGCATCAGATATTCCATATTTTGATTGTCCTCTCCGCTGCGGCGGTGCATTTATATGGAATTAGGAGCGCGTTTAGATGGAATTGTGAGTACCTCCAGATGCCCAGCAGAAACTTCACTGTAGCGAAGAAGGTAACACTAAGTAGTTAA
- a CDS encoding hypothetical protein (EggNog:ENOG503P326; COG:S), giving the protein MYRRTPTSVTSPSVTPPTLTKLPSTLQLYTSHKQSLFNIILNTPFVFLRITVFSHFTMDERASLPVSLPVPNPTTSYWHTLTPPPLTLSPTHRSTPDLPSRCDTVIIGSGISGAAIAYNLLQSHNTTTTTTTTTSPPNILLLEARTLCSGATGRNGGHTKAASYRTFLSHISSLGLDQAIKIARLEHNNIKAVHSFAKTNNIQCDLFEGDTTDVIYDAAQWDEAKEAVHKMREVFPGDDPVGRYILLGKEELERDYFVHDYDYEGKREEVRGGVRYAAGGLSAYKFVMGLLRSIEGKGLNVQAETGVSEVKRDGEGGGWVVKTGRGEVRAGRVVMATNGYAAGVMPEVFQGVVVPLRGQITAHRPGSKMAKKGCLDTTYSFIYEGGYEYMITRPEGSELEGDVIMGGGLVRGEAEEGLREFGVSDDSGLNQGISEYLRETTARYFGRDWGDDDAEGRIRQEWTGIMGFSPDGFPFVGEVPNQKGLWVSTSFQGHGMVLCWMCADALVKMMRGTEEEELKKWFPDIFRITEERLKKRFKGRLS; this is encoded by the coding sequence ATGTACCGTCGTACCCCCACCTCTGTTACCTCACCCTCCGTTACCCCACCTACCTTGACCAAGCTCCCCTCCACTCTCCAACTTTACACATCTCACAAACAATCTCTCTTCAACATtatcctcaacaccccctttgTATTCCTCCGCATCACAGTCTTTTCTCATTTCACCATGGACGAAAgagcctccctccccgtctccctcccagtccccaacccaaccacctcctaCTGGCACACACtaaccccacctcccctcacCCTATCACCCACCCACCGCTCAACCCCAGATCTCCCGTCTCGATGCGACACAGTAATCATCGGCTCAGGCATCTCAGGCGCAGCAATAGCTTACAACCTTCTCCAATCCCATaatacaacaacaacaacaacaacaacaacctccccaccaaatatcctcctcctcgaagccCGCACCCTCTGCTCCGGCGCCACAGGCCGAAACGGAGGACACACCAAAGCAGCCTCCTACcgcaccttcctctcccacatctcctccctcggtCTAGACCAAGCGATCAAAATCGCGAGGCTAGagcacaacaacatcaaggcAGTGCATTCATTCGCCAAGACCAACAATATCCAATGTGATCTATTTGAAGGGGATACAACAGACGTCATCTACGACGCGGCGCAATGGGACGAGGCAAAAGAAGCGGTGCACAAAATGAGGGAGGTTTTCCCCGGGGATGATCCAGTGGGACGGTATATTTTGCTagggaaggaggagctggaaagggACTACTTTGTTCATGATTATGATTATGAggggaaaagagaggaggtgagagggggggtgaggtaTGCGGCCGGGGGGTTGTCGGCGTATAAGTTTGTTATGGGGCTGTTGAGGTCAATagagggaaaggggttgAATGTTCAGGCCGAGACGGGGGTTAGCGAGGTAAagagggatggggaagggggcggatgggtggtgaagacggggaggggggaggtgagggcggggagggtggtgatggctacGAATGGGTATGCTGCGGGGGTGATGCCGGAGGTGTTtcagggggtggttgtgccGTTGAGGGGGCAGATCACGGCGCACAGACCTGGGAGTAAGATGGCGAAGAAGGGGTGTTTGGACACGACGTATAGTTTTATTTATGAGGGGGGGTATGAGTACATGATTACGAGGCCGGAGGGGAGTGAGCTGGAAGGGGATGTCATcatgggaggggggctggtgaggggggaggcggaggaggggttgagggagtttggggtGAGTGATGATTCGGGGTTGAATCAGGGGATAAGTGAGTATTTGAGAGAGACGACAGCGAGGTATTTTgggagggattggggggatgatgatgctgagggTCGGATAAGACAGGAGTGGACTGGGATTATGGGGTTCAGCCCGGATGGGTTTCCGTTTGTAGGGGAGGTTCCGAACCAGAAAGGGCTATGGGTGAGCACCAGCTTTCAGGGACATGGGATGGTGCTGTGCTGGATGTGTGCGGATGctttggtgaagatgatgagagggacggaggaggaggagctgaaaAAGTGGTTTCCGGACATCTTTAGGATTACGGAGGAaaggctgaagaagaggttcaAGGGGAGGCTGAGTTGA